The following are encoded in a window of Impatiens glandulifera chromosome 5, dImpGla2.1, whole genome shotgun sequence genomic DNA:
- the LOC124938417 gene encoding chitinase 2-like, producing the protein MIKNILMDKSIFILLHIATTLLVFPFPFTNGKVMMEYIGATGKPVTFDAVPINDNIDFHFILSFAIDADQLGNPQNGTYSPYWSSTLTPLSVMEIKSRHPNVKALASLSGWSINNKTLRWYKPINPQIWIKNAFTSLKNLTETYHLDGIDVDYETFSKRDNSFAYCIGELISLLKNQSVISVATISPFYSTVIPYIELFREYKEVIDYVNYQFYTDNVKTAVGYLQAFKRRTGEFSLDKVLASYEVRGRGIQGDAFFDALKLLERNGYNVSGIMIFSADASASNGYYYEKKSQDFLLNSTTCLC; encoded by the exons AATCTATCTTCATTCTTCTTCATATAGCCACTACTCTTCTTGTTTTTCCATTTCCTTTCACCA ATGGGAAGGTGATGATGGAATACATAGGAGCAACCGGCAAGCCAGTAACATTCGACGCCGTCCCAATCAACGACAACATCGACTTTCATTTCATCCTCAGTTTCGCCATTGATGCAGACCAATTAGGAAATCCCCAAAACGGAACTTACTCACCTTACTGGTCATCAACCCTAACTCCACTCTCCGTCATGGAAATCAAATCTCGTCACCCAAACGTAAAAGCTCTAGCAAGCCTTTCAGGTTGGAGTATCAACAATAAAACCCTACGTTGGTACAAGCCCATCAATCCCCAAATATGGATAAAGAATGCTTTCACCTCATTAAAAAACCTAACAGAGACATACCACCTAGACGGCATCGACGTGGATTATGAAACATTCAGCAAACGCGACAATAGCTTTGCTTATTGCATCGGGGAACTGATTAGTTTACTTAAGAACCAGAGCGTGATATCGGTAGCCACGATTTCTCCGTTCTATAGTACAGTAATACCGTATATAGAGCTTTTCAGAGAGTATAAGGAGGTTATTGATTATGTGAATTATCAATTCTATACGGATAATGTGAAGACTGCGGTAGGGTATTTGCAGGCGTTTAAGAGAAGGACGGGAGAGTTCAGTTTGGATAAGGTTTTGGCGAGTTATGAAGTTAGAGGAAGAGGGATTCAAGGAGATGCTTTTTTTGATGCGTTGAAGTTGCTAGAGAGAAATGGATATAATGTTAGCGGGATCATGATTTTCTCGGCTGATGCTTCTGCTTCTAATGGTTATTACTATGAGAAAAAGTCACAGGATTTCTTGCTTAATTCCACCACTTGTTTATGTTAA